Proteins encoded together in one Candidatus Dormiibacterota bacterium window:
- a CDS encoding PDZ domain-containing protein: MAAPITVYVRGGDPDSEAVVAHLRSRGHRFTTRDVHNDPSAAAVLFGKLGRVAVPAVQVGERMLVGYDPVQLARFLPSQQAEEPPVSFGAAVRSVPPELARERGLAAAGGVEVGRVTPGTPAAEAGIRPGDVITGVGAYSLAGGADQFRAAVAARRPGDTMTLTVRRDGGDVVLPVAFPRDGGEDGAPAG, translated from the coding sequence GTGGCCGCTCCGATCACCGTCTACGTCCGTGGCGGTGATCCCGACTCCGAGGCGGTGGTCGCGCACCTCCGCTCCCGGGGGCACCGCTTCACCACCCGTGACGTGCACAACGACCCCTCCGCCGCGGCGGTGCTCTTCGGCAAGCTCGGCCGGGTGGCGGTGCCCGCGGTCCAGGTGGGCGAGCGCATGCTGGTCGGCTACGACCCCGTCCAGCTCGCCCGCTTCCTCCCCTCCCAGCAGGCCGAGGAGCCCCCGGTCAGCTTCGGCGCGGCGGTGCGCTCGGTCCCCCCGGAGCTCGCCCGCGAGCGCGGCCTGGCCGCGGCGGGAGGCGTCGAGGTGGGCCGGGTGACCCCGGGCACGCCGGCCGCCGAGGCGGGGATCCGCCCCGGCGACGTGATCACCGGCGTGGGTGCCTACAGCCTGGCGGGTGGCGCCGATCAGTTCCGCGCCGCCGTCGCCGCCCGGAGGCCAGGCGACACCATGACCCTCACCGTCCGCAGGGACGGCGGCGACGTGGTGCTGCCCGTGGCCTTTCCCCGGGACGGCGGGGAGGACGGGGCCCCGGCCGGCTGA